A stretch of DNA from Methanolinea mesophila:
TGCTCTGCAGGGATAGACCTCTGCATCTATCTGGGAGATATCCCGGAGCGTATGCTGGAACGAGACGTCGAGGTCGCCGAACATCCCGATCGCCTCCATGTCCCGGATCGCCGCTGAGAGTGAGGGGCGGGGAGGGGTGACATCATAGACGTACACCGTCTGGAACGCGGAGGGGTCGGGGTCGAGTACAAAGGTGATGTGTTCGTCGAGCCCGGTGAAGATCGTGCACCGGAACCCCGATTCCAGGGCCATTTGCGCGAGCCTGGCGCGGTCGTTTATCTGCACCTTTTCGGGGTACCAGTACACCTCGTCAGACCGGGCGATGACTGAGCACTCCTCCACGGCCCGCATCATGGTGCCCGGCTCCTGGCCGAGTTTCACCTCCATCACCTCGTACCCGCCCGCGGTCTGGTGCACGAGGTAGCGGGAGAGGAAATAGACCTGATCACCGCAGGGGCGTGTGGTGGCAAACCCGATCTCCTTGCATTCCCGGGGGAAGATCATCCTGTCTTCCTCCAGAACTCCACCAGGCCACCTGCAGAAAGAATGGAGATCATCCTCGGGGAAAGCAGACGGATGGAGTATTCTTTCCCGTCTACCTGCACCATTCCGGATTCGAGGTCCGCCGAAACCTGCTCCCCTTCCACGCACCTGCACCCGTGTTCGCATTCCATCAGCGGCAGGCCCACGTTGATGGCGTTCCGGAAGAAGATCCTGGCGAAGGAGGGTGCGATGACCCCGGCCACCCCGGCCTCCTTCAGGGCAATGGCGGCCTGTTCCCGGGATGAGCCGCACCCGAAGTTTTTCCCCGCCACGATGACCGCCCCCTGCAACCGGGATGCCAGCCCGGGATCGAGATCTTCGAGCGCGTGTGCAGCCCATATGCTCCGGTCCTTGGTCCGTAGGTAGCGGCCGGCAATGATCAGGTCCGTATCGACATCCTCGCCCAGGCACACCGCCCGTCCTTCGATCTTCATGGAAATTCCTCCGGTTCCGAAATAGCCCCTTTAAGGGCGCTTGCCGCAGCGGTCGCCACCGATGAGAGGTAGATCTCGCCGCCCACCCCCATCCGGTTCTTGAAGTTACGGTTCGCCGTCGAGAGGCAGACCTCGCCTTCCCCGAGCACTCCCATATGAGCCCCAAGGCACGGTCCGCATCCGGGCGGGAGGATGGTGCACCCCGCCTGCACCAGGTCGTTGAGGACCCCCGTTCTCACCGCCTCTTCGAGCACTGCATGGGAGGCCGGCGCAACGATCGTCCGCACCGCGACCTTCTTTCCCCTGACCCCCGCAGCGAGCACCGCCAGGTCCGAGTACCTCCCGTTGGTGCAGGTCCCCACAAAGACCTGGTCCAGGGCTATCCCTTCGACCTCGGTCACCGGTTTCACCGTATCGACCCGGGGCGGGCAGGCCACTACCGGCACCACATCGGAGAGATCGATTCCTATCTCCCGCTCGTAGGTGCAATCCTCCGCGGCCTGGATTGTGATCTCTTTTCCTTGTGCAGCGAGGTATCTTCTCGTGGTATGGTCAGCATAGCACATTCCTGCCTTTGCCCCCGTTTCTACCGCGAGGTTGCAGAGGGTGAGCCGGTCGTCCATATCCAGTGAAGAGATACCGTCGCCGACGAACTCGAGAGCACGGTAGGACGCACCGTCCATCCCGAGCTTCCCCACGTAGGTCAGGGCAAGGTCCTTGGCCGATGCGGGCTCCGGAAGTCTCCCCTCGAGCGACAGGGCGATCGTCTCCGGAACCCGGAACCAGGTGCATCCTGAAGCCCAGATCGCCGCCATGTCCGTAGCACCGACGCCTGTCGCGAAAGCCCCGAAAGCACCCACAGTACAGGTGTGGGAGTCGGCGCCCACCACGATCTCGCCGGGCAGCACCTCTCCTTCCGCCATCAGCTGGTGGGAGATCCCCCCTCCGACATCCGAGAAACAGAATCCGTGTTTCCGCGCGAATATCCGTAATTCATGCTGGAGGACCGCGGTGACGGAATTGTTGGCCGGGGCGATGTGGTCGAACATCACGTACAAACGGGGCGGACTGACTACGCGGTCGGCGATCTGCCGCCAGGCTTCGAGCGTCAGCACCCCCGTGCCGTCATGCACGTAAGCCCGGTCTACGGCTTTGTCGACGAACTCTCCCGCGGGCGCCTGAAGAATACGCTCGGAAAGGGTGCTCATACCGGTTTCTCCTTCTGGACATGACGGATCAGGGCCGTGAGAGCCTCGGGGCTGACCCCGATCTTGCTCTCCCCCAGTTCCTTCACCTCGTCGAGCACCTGGCAGATCTGCTGCTCGGAGAGGGAGTACCCGAGCGTGCCGACCACGTGCTCAAGGGCCTTCTTCCCGGTATGCTTTCCGAGGATGAACCTCCTTTCCCCACCCACCATTTCGGGGAGAAAATACTCGTAGGTCGAGGGATCTTCGAGGATTGCAGCGATATGGATGCCACTCTCATGGGAGAACGCATGCGCACCCACGACCGGCTTGGTCCTGCTCATCGCGATCCCGGAAAACTCCTCAACCATCCGCGAGAGCCTTGTAAGGTGGCTGAGGTCGTACCGATCGACCCCCCCCTTCATCCGGAGCGCGACGAGGACCTCTTCGAGGGCCGCGTTCCCGGCACGCTCGCCGATCCCGTTCACGGTGGTGTGCAGCTGGAACGCCCCGGCCCCGGCCGCGGTGATGGTGTTGGCAGTGGCACACCCCATATCGTTATGGCAATGGGCACAGAGCGGGATCTTCACCGAGGCGACCAGCTCCCTCATGATCCGGTACATCTCTTCAGGGATCAGGCAGCCCACGGTATCTGCGAAGCTTACCAGGTCGGCGCCCCGTTCCTCTCCCTTCCGGTACACCTTTTTGAGAAATTCGGGATCCGTACGGGACGCGTCCTCGGCCGCAAACCGGACTTCAAGACCGTGGTCCTTCGCGAGCTCGATCATCCGGAGGGCGTCCTCGAGAACCAGCTCCCGGTCTTTCCGGTATTTATGCCGGATGTGCAGGTCGGAGGTGGCGATAAACACGCTCACCATGTCGACATCGCAATCGATGGCGGCCGTTACGTCCTCCGGTCTTGCCCGGGCGAGACAACAGATACGTGCATTAAGCCCCATCTTCGTGATGGCGGTCACGCATTGTTTTTCATACGGCGAGACGATAGGGAACCCGGCCTCGATCACCTCGACCCCGATCTCATCCAACACTCCGGCGATCTTCTGTTTCTCTTCACAGGAGAACGAGACCCCCGGGGTCTGTTCCCCGTCTCTCAGCGTCACATCACAGATCTCAACATGGTATGGTTTCATGCTCCCCTCCTTTCGGGCATTCTCCCTCCACGATAATGGTCCGGGGGCCCGGAACCGGCCTGGAAAATAATCCCGACAAACGTTTCGTATCCCCCGCCGGGACCACCACGGGTTTTGCGAACCCCAGGTAATCACGCGGGTCGTACGCCTCTTCCTGCCCCCCGGTCATCCCCAGGCACCGGTTCCGGAGCACGATGCAGAGCAGGGGCGTCTTCTTTTCATACACATCGATAAGGGCCTGGATTCCAGAATGCAAGAGGGCGTAGTCCCCTATTACCGCTACTCCGGTGCTCCTCGCCCCCACAGCGACCGCGGATCCGAGCCCGTAACTGGCCACCCCCACCCCGTAGAGGGGGCTTGCGAGCAGGATCGAACAGCCGGCATCGACCGCGGCGCGTACCCCCTGTTCCTTCATCGCCAAGAACAGTCCGAGGAACGGGCAGCCCCGGCAGAACGTGCGGTAGAACCCCCGTGACGTGAAGGTCTCCGGTGCATCACGGTGAAGGTCACCGGGCTCCACGCACCGGTGCTCCCGGAGAAAAGGTCTTCCCAGCTCGTTGACGGCCGGCAGTTCTTCCACCCCCCCCGGGGGGGGGTATACGGTGACCGCAGCGGACTCTCCGGGTGCCGCCCCGGCCCCCACCCGCCCCCCGCTGATAGAATTGAGCGGGTTCTCCCGGGACCACGAAAAGAGCCCGTTGAACAGACGTTCTTCCCGCTGGACCCTTCCTTTCATGGTGAGCGCAGGATTCGCGGGAGTTCCGGGCAGGTCTCTCCGCTCGCTCCGGTCCGGGCACACCTCGCAAAACAGGAGTTCCGGGGTAAGCCGGAGGATCGCAACCCGGCTGAACCGTTCGGAGGCCCGGAACGCCTCCTCCACACCCGCGAAACACGTGGCCGGCCCGGGCTCGATCACGGGCACACGGGCGAGCTCCCCGTAGTAACGGGAGTCCTGGAGGCTCGTGGAACCTAGCGGCACGAGATCGTCCCCGGCCACCACCACCACACCCGAACCGAGCCCCTGGGTACCCGCCTGCACCAGGGGATCTGCACACGCGTTCAGCCCCGCATTCTTCATGATCACCGCCGCCCTTCTCCCTGCGAGCGAATCTCCGAGAGCATATTCCAGGGCTACCTTCTCGTTGATCACCGGTTCTGCGGACACTCCCCTTCCGATGCCGGTCACCGGGTAACCGGGAATGGCATAAAACCTGTCTGCGCTCCGCCCGAGGGCCTGCACTATCGCATCCTCTCCCTTCATGTCACGCATCCCTCCCGGGCACCATGTCACACCCGGTGCACGCGCTGCACATGGTGACCGCGCTGCAGGGATCCAGTCCCTTCTCCCGAAGAATCCGTTCGTGGATCCTGAACAGCCTTAACAGCCTTTCCGCCGAAGGCCTGGCCCACCCGGCAAGTTCTCCGGCCGGATTTAACGGGCGCAACACCGGAATAACCCCCATTCCGGCTAGTTCCCCGATACAGTCCTCCATCTCGGCATCGGTCTCTCCAAGCCCGATGATTACGTTGGAGTACACACGGTTTTTCCCGAAGACCTCAACGGACCGGGCGAGGATGCGGAGGATCTCCCGGCGGTCGAGACCGGGGCACATGGTCCGGAAGATCCTGTCCGTTGCGGCCTCGACGTTGAACTTCACCTCCGCCGCTCCCTCGGCACGCAGCCTGTCCGGAGTCCCGAAAACCGGATAGATGGAGACACCGATAGGAACCGAGAACGGCGCAAGGGCACGGATCACCGAGATCACGTACTTCTCCTCCTCTTTCGGGTCGTATGCCACCCCGCTGGTTATGGAAATGGCATCGATCCGGTCCCTGACCCGTCCGACCATTTCCCGGATCTCGGCTACGCTCTTCCGCTTCCCTCCGAGGGCGGGGACCCTGCAGTAGCGGCAATGATAGATGCACCCTGCGCTGACGGTGATGTATGCCTGGCGGGGGCAGTGGAGTGCAACCGGTTCGAGAATTCCCTCGATGCATTCGCGGCCGATACAGAGTACGGCGATCCCGCTTCCCCGGTGCTCGAGGACCAGTGTTCCTTCCTCCTCGACCGGGATCCTTACCCTGCGGCCCGCGACTGAGAAGAAGACCGAGCCTTCACCGCCTGCCCCGGGGCCTGCCGTCGACACGGCAAGGTAGTCGTCTGCCGGCAGACCGGTGATCCGTGCGGATCCCGCAGCGAGAATCCCCGCCTTCAACTCGTCCCATTCCATAACCCGAGTGCCTCCTCGTACCGGGTGTAAAAGGGTATCGCCGCGACCGCCCCGATGATACCCCTGCCTTCCATCCGGATGTCCAGGGTTCCGTCGCATATCCGGGGGATCTTTGTCCTTTCCACCTCGCCCCGTTTCACCTGCTCCCCGAATGGCCTAAGTTCCGAAGGATCAAATCCGGTGAATGCAGCCATACCTGTTTCATCCGAAAGAGTATACCGCCCCAGGAGGTCCTGGAAGGCGCCGATGAGCCTTCCGGGTTCGGAAGTGGCGAACTCGCAGACGATGCTCACGCAGTTCTTGGTCCGGTACGGGACCGGAAAGAGTTGGACGATGGTATGAGAGAGATACCGGCTAAACTCGTCTTCAACCGCCCGGGCGATATTGTGGCTGAGGGTCCATGTGGCCCCTTCTTCCGGGGTATCGGTGTCGTCGACCCCGATCAGGACCCGTTGCCTGCGGGGGAGCCAGATAGTCGACCCTGCCTGCTTTCCGCCTCCGGCGGGATCGGTCCTGCACCGGATGACTCCGCCCGCATAGGACCGGCAACTTGCCGCACCGACCCCTCCACCGCCGATTCCAAGGTAGGAGATCTCTATCTCATCTTCATGGACCCCGACACCGGATATCCCCGCGGGAAATTTCGATCCCTCAAGTTTAAGGTCCGCATGGCCGGAACGGCAAAGATATCGCATAGTCCCTCCCACATTCCGGGCGGACTCGACCACCGGGCTCTGGGGATAGTGCTTCCCGCTCCACATGGCTCCCCCCACACAGTCGAAGAACTCCACGACCTCGACTTTCCTCCCGTCGGGAGACGCGAGCGCAGTGATTTGGGGATAACGGATAGTGTAGGGGTCAGAAAGTTTCACCATACAAACCCGCCGCCTCGATACCCCGGTTCGCCCAGAGCACCGCCCCGATCGCCCCTATTCTTCCTTTCCGCTGGAAATCGTCGATGAACCTGATACCAAGCCGCCGGGCCTCCTCCTCCGCATCCGCAAGAGAAAGGAGGTCTGTCTTAACCCTGCGGGCAAAGTCTGTTTCGGGAACCTCGATACCCCGGTACACCGCGATACCTGTATCCCCGGAGAACGTCCGCGCTTCCACATACTCCTTGACACAGGAGAGCAGTTCTTCAACCGCTCCCGGCCTCACCGCAAAGTTCAGTGCGGAAGAGACGCAGTTCGTGGTCTTCTTGGGGGCCTCCGGGTTGAGCTGGACAAGCCGCATATCAAGGAATTCCACGCCCGGGATGCGGCATTCCTTCCCGCAATTGAGGGCTGTCACCCACGTGGCCCCTTTCTCCTTCGTATCGGTGTCATCGATCCCGATGGTCACCTTCTCATAGAGGGGACTCACTATCCTGACCCGGTTCGCCCGGGCCCCGCCTACCGAGAGATCCTCCTCGTCCGGGTATTCCGCCCGGACTACTCCGGGGGCCTGGGGCAGGCAGGCGGCGACACCCACGCCTGCTCCTGCGATCCCGGCCCACGAGGTTATCACCTGATCTCCTTCCACCCCGACCCCTTCGAGGGCCTGGCCCCCTATATCCTTTGAGGCGGCCCCGAACCTTACCGGGTAACTCCCGAGTTTCGCCCGGAGGGTGAGCGTGGATCCTTCGACCCTGCATGACTGGGTGGCTCCCCCTGCTCTGAGACGGTTGGCCGCATCCCATTCCACCGGCCCGCGGGCCGAGCACTGCTCGATTATCTCGGCCACGCCGGCCCGTTCATCAACCATAACAAGAAAACGGCCGCAAAATAGAGTGCCGAAACGTTCCTTTACCTTATCGGGGGTGCAGGTGATCATGATATTTGTCACCGAAAATTTCGTTAACAGGATATTCGGCAATAACTCTATAAAAGAGGATCGATCCGATTAACGGGAGCGGAAAAAAAGGTGATTCAGAGGATCTTGTGCAGGTCGATCTTGTAGGGGCCGAGGGTCCCGCCAAAGTTCCCTGCACTGATGAATTTCACCCCGGGAACGTTGACCGCGGCCTTGATTCCTGCTGCCATGGCATCCGCCACGCACTTCTCGTCCAACCCGTCTATCACGATCTCGTAGAGCGCTTTGACACCGGCAGGAACCTTTGTATCGGGCACCTTCTCCCGGAGGGTTGGGCAGTACTTCTCGTTCGTGCTCGCAGGCATGAACTTGTACTTCTTGGACCCCACCTTCGAGCCGCTGGCCACTACTCCGCCGGGGAAACTGGTAATGACCCCGCACACGTCACGAATCGCGTCGACCGCAGCCTCGGCACCCATGAGGGCGGCCATCTGGTTCTCTCCCATCACGAAGAAGTTTCCTCCGGCTACACCTTTGACGATGCCGAATTCTTCTTCTCCCACGTATTCGCCCTCCATAATGGGGATCACCCAGCACTTCCTGCCGCCGACCTCCTTCTGGTATTCGTACCCGTCCCCGAAGAAATGCAGTTTGACCGCAATCTTCTCTTCCGCGTTCGGAAGACCGTCGAACACCGCGGTGGTCGCCGAAGTGAGGACGCACTCGGCGAGCCGCTCAACGACCTGCTCTTTCAATTTCTTTTTTCCGGCACATATGAGGATGGCCGCACCCGGTCTTCCGTCGGGAGTCGCCTCCGGAGGGAGGAGCCCCTCGATCCCGGCCTCGCATGGACAGCCTATCGCCGACGTCGCGAATCCGGTCGCTTCGGTTGCCGCTTTCAATGCCCATTCTTCCGTCACCGCGGTGATGATGATCCGCGAGATCCAGGTCGGGAACGCCTCTGCATAGGTATCCTCGATTGGTACGCCGTTTATCTCCATGGAACTACCTCGTTTGGAGAAATGTACCCAAAGCAGATAGAATAACTTTTCTAATTGGCTCGCTGGTCAGAATAAGCAGAATAATGAGTTTTATTCGTAAAAATGAGGAAGAATCCCGGAAGACTCCGGATCGACCAGGAAAAGTCCCCGTGCCGAACATTCTACATTGGATGTTATCCGGAATAATGCAGGTGTGAAAACCGGGAGCAGCCTGAATAATTACAGGGGGGTATGTCGCACGATATCCAAAGACTGATTGCGCTCCGGGATCAATTTTTCCATACTCATGGAAACTGCCCCCGGTACCCGGAGATGGTGTGATCCGAAAAACGAGATTTTCTATTTCCAATGTGGCGGAATCCGGAGCATCAAAGGTTTTTGGTGTCACCCACCAATAATCGCATGGTTATTTCCCCCCATTCTGCCTGGAAATAAACCTTTTTATGGTACTATTTAAAAAAAAAGGTTCAATCCGAAGCGCAGTGAATTACGGGGTTTTTTATGAAGTTATAATTAACTTAATTATTAATTAATTATTATGAGTTAACTATCACGGCCAAACTGCACACGTTTGCGGGTGAAAATCAGAAGAGTTTATGTATATCAGTTAACCATTCTTTTTTAGTCGATTTTTTAATCGATCGAGAAGCTGGTGCGTGATAAAAAATGGCATTTGCAGTGCACGTTAACATGGAACGTTGTACCGGCTGCAATAATTGTGTGGTCGCGTGCCCCGTGGATGCACTCGAATTATACACCGTGGATCCTGTCACAAAAGAGAAGATCTACAAGGTGCGCCATGGAAAAGCCATGGTGCTGGACTTCAAATCCGAGCTGTGTGCCGGGTGCGGAGTTTGTGTCGAGGCATGCCCCCATGATGTGATTCGGCTGGAAGGTCGTGGATCAGTGCCATCCGTGGCGAAGGTATGATCAGTTGAACATTTTAGAAGTAAGTGAGGTTACCGCATGACAATGTTTCCAAAATTCTCCAAGAAGCGGGAGGGCGTAAACGTCATCGGAGAGCAGAAGCTCCTCCAGCAGGTCTCAAACCTGATCCTCAATTCCGAAGTCTGTACCGGATGCGGGATCTGTGTGGAGTCCTGTCCTGAGGACGCGATCGTTCTCGGCCTGGTCGGAGCGACCCGCCGGGGTGCAGTGGAATACGCCGCACCCGTGGATATCGACGAGGTAAAGTGCTCCTATTGTGGCGTCTGCGTGGTTATGTGCCCCTTCAATGCTCTTACGCTCAAGATTGACGGCGAAGAGCGCCTGCCCATCGTAGAAAAGGAAGGATTCCCCCAGTATGATATGGTCGCAGACATCGACGACGAAAAGTGCGTCCGCTGCACCATCTGCAACGAGGTCTGCCCGAGAGACGCCATCGTCAGGGACGTCCCCGAGTTCGAGGGATCGAGCGAGACCGGCAAGGAACGCCAGGCCGCCATCCAGACCAAG
This window harbors:
- a CDS encoding DUF7714 family protein, coding for MIFPRECKEIGFATTRPCGDQVYFLSRYLVHQTAGGYEVMEVKLGQEPGTMMRAVEECSVIARSDEVYWYPEKVQINDRARLAQMALESGFRCTIFTGLDEHITFVLDPDPSAFQTVYVYDVTPPRPSLSAAIRDMEAIGMFGDLDVSFQHTLRDISQIDAEVYPCRASGFLRTVDADLLLGGESVAGCLTASQILKECYEEPFQLHDICPLNMVAEEPFIARCCRNERGGFTEWNGKRGVIVHWGASPSAIYSAISGMLAKWRERDEDRGC
- a CDS encoding LeuD/DmdB family oxidoreductase small subunit, which produces MKIEGRAVCLGEDVDTDLIIAGRYLRTKDRSIWAAHALEDLDPGLASRLQGAVIVAGKNFGCGSSREQAAIALKEAGVAGVIAPSFARIFFRNAINVGLPLMECEHGCRCVEGEQVSADLESGMVQVDGKEYSIRLLSPRMISILSAGGLVEFWRKTG
- a CDS encoding 3-isopropylmalate dehydratase/homoaconitate hydratase family large subunit, encoding MSTLSERILQAPAGEFVDKAVDRAYVHDGTGVLTLEAWRQIADRVVSPPRLYVMFDHIAPANNSVTAVLQHELRIFARKHGFCFSDVGGGISHQLMAEGEVLPGEIVVGADSHTCTVGAFGAFATGVGATDMAAIWASGCTWFRVPETIALSLEGRLPEPASAKDLALTYVGKLGMDGASYRALEFVGDGISSLDMDDRLTLCNLAVETGAKAGMCYADHTTRRYLAAQGKEITIQAAEDCTYEREIGIDLSDVVPVVACPPRVDTVKPVTEVEGIALDQVFVGTCTNGRYSDLAVLAAGVRGKKVAVRTIVAPASHAVLEEAVRTGVLNDLVQAGCTILPPGCGPCLGAHMGVLGEGEVCLSTANRNFKNRMGVGGEIYLSSVATAAASALKGAISEPEEFP
- a CDS encoding homocitrate synthase family protein, which translates into the protein MKPYHVEICDVTLRDGEQTPGVSFSCEEKQKIAGVLDEIGVEVIEAGFPIVSPYEKQCVTAITKMGLNARICCLARARPEDVTAAIDCDVDMVSVFIATSDLHIRHKYRKDRELVLEDALRMIELAKDHGLEVRFAAEDASRTDPEFLKKVYRKGEERGADLVSFADTVGCLIPEEMYRIMRELVASVKIPLCAHCHNDMGCATANTITAAGAGAFQLHTTVNGIGERAGNAALEEVLVALRMKGGVDRYDLSHLTRLSRMVEEFSGIAMSRTKPVVGAHAFSHESGIHIAAILEDPSTYEYFLPEMVGGERRFILGKHTGKKALEHVVGTLGYSLSEQQICQVLDEVKELGESKIGVSPEALTALIRHVQKEKPV
- a CDS encoding thiamine pyrophosphate-dependent enzyme — protein: MKGEDAIVQALGRSADRFYAIPGYPVTGIGRGVSAEPVINEKVALEYALGDSLAGRRAAVIMKNAGLNACADPLVQAGTQGLGSGVVVVAGDDLVPLGSTSLQDSRYYGELARVPVIEPGPATCFAGVEEAFRASERFSRVAILRLTPELLFCEVCPDRSERRDLPGTPANPALTMKGRVQREERLFNGLFSWSRENPLNSISGGRVGAGAAPGESAAVTVYPPPGGVEELPAVNELGRPFLREHRCVEPGDLHRDAPETFTSRGFYRTFCRGCPFLGLFLAMKEQGVRAAVDAGCSILLASPLYGVGVASYGLGSAVAVGARSTGVAVIGDYALLHSGIQALIDVYEKKTPLLCIVLRNRCLGMTGGQEEAYDPRDYLGFAKPVVVPAGDTKRLSGLFSRPVPGPRTIIVEGECPKGGEHETIPC
- a CDS encoding radical SAM protein, producing the protein MEWDELKAGILAAGSARITGLPADDYLAVSTAGPGAGGEGSVFFSVAGRRVRIPVEEEGTLVLEHRGSGIAVLCIGRECIEGILEPVALHCPRQAYITVSAGCIYHCRYCRVPALGGKRKSVAEIREMVGRVRDRIDAISITSGVAYDPKEEEKYVISVIRALAPFSVPIGVSIYPVFGTPDRLRAEGAAEVKFNVEAATDRIFRTMCPGLDRREILRILARSVEVFGKNRVYSNVIIGLGETDAEMEDCIGELAGMGVIPVLRPLNPAGELAGWARPSAERLLRLFRIHERILREKGLDPCSAVTMCSACTGCDMVPGRDA
- the mmp11 gene encoding methanogenesis marker protein 11; this encodes MVKLSDPYTIRYPQITALASPDGRKVEVVEFFDCVGGAMWSGKHYPQSPVVESARNVGGTMRYLCRSGHADLKLEGSKFPAGISGVGVHEDEIEISYLGIGGGGVGAASCRSYAGGVIRCRTDPAGGGKQAGSTIWLPRRQRVLIGVDDTDTPEEGATWTLSHNIARAVEDEFSRYLSHTIVQLFPVPYRTKNCVSIVCEFATSEPGRLIGAFQDLLGRYTLSDETGMAAFTGFDPSELRPFGEQVKRGEVERTKIPRICDGTLDIRMEGRGIIGAVAAIPFYTRYEEALGLWNGTS
- a CDS encoding tRNA(Ile2) 2-agmatinylcytidine synthetase, which encodes MVDERAGVAEIIEQCSARGPVEWDAANRLRAGGATQSCRVEGSTLTLRAKLGSYPVRFGAASKDIGGQALEGVGVEGDQVITSWAGIAGAGVGVAACLPQAPGVVRAEYPDEEDLSVGGARANRVRIVSPLYEKVTIGIDDTDTKEKGATWVTALNCGKECRIPGVEFLDMRLVQLNPEAPKKTTNCVSSALNFAVRPGAVEELLSCVKEYVEARTFSGDTGIAVYRGIEVPETDFARRVKTDLLSLADAEEEARRLGIRFIDDFQRKGRIGAIGAVLWANRGIEAAGLYGETF
- the fhcD gene encoding formylmethanofuran--tetrahydromethanopterin N-formyltransferase, which codes for MEINGVPIEDTYAEAFPTWISRIIITAVTEEWALKAATEATGFATSAIGCPCEAGIEGLLPPEATPDGRPGAAILICAGKKKLKEQVVERLAECVLTSATTAVFDGLPNAEEKIAVKLHFFGDGYEYQKEVGGRKCWVIPIMEGEYVGEEEFGIVKGVAGGNFFVMGENQMAALMGAEAAVDAIRDVCGVITSFPGGVVASGSKVGSKKYKFMPASTNEKYCPTLREKVPDTKVPAGVKALYEIVIDGLDEKCVADAMAAGIKAAVNVPGVKFISAGNFGGTLGPYKIDLHKIL
- a CDS encoding 4Fe-4S binding protein, which produces MAFAVHVNMERCTGCNNCVVACPVDALELYTVDPVTKEKIYKVRHGKAMVLDFKSELCAGCGVCVEACPHDVIRLEGRGSVPSVAKV